In Cyanobacteria bacterium GSL.Bin1, the following are encoded in one genomic region:
- a CDS encoding ATP-dependent DNA helicase has product MTVIEAEVHTYLRSFLRNQPDLNWPHHLTMARLVARALRLKRSALMQTGTASGYCFSYLTPALLFARPVLVVAPKSKQKQLLDRAIPQLKEWLDTNTPVQVCENLANLSPEILSHHSGLILVSPQDWFADRLFEKGFLPEGIPTIFDEADDLEDWAREQLTLRISTRHWNELLNHYPQHADLIRDVRVELTKMLFNRPQNPYECLLLNEPEQEILKKLFVVLKETAPNHPFCQFFQQAQQSNQLLWADMYRERGEFTIACCPGSVSEELTPLWTQQPTVFIGGFLDWEKDAPVYRQKLGLPEMTCLRFARDRHQDAINLYIPDGMPMPNTREFQPALLEKIRHLITEGDFHSNLVVVLVSDVPLKRQTATALAGEFGSRVRLESTQLRENGILVCSWEFWQDYRQQLATPQLLIMTTIPLPSLENPIVAGQTAYYKQKRQDWFRLYLLPTALRELQRAVVPLREQQGVVALLDSRVNHRSYGKTVLSALEPYARVGNWHFVRQLLPFDCHDSIGVESDF; this is encoded by the coding sequence GTGACAGTTATCGAAGCAGAAGTCCATACCTATCTCCGTAGCTTTCTTCGCAATCAACCCGACCTCAATTGGCCCCATCATCTAACAATGGCGCGTCTTGTGGCAAGAGCGTTGCGCCTTAAACGGTCTGCCCTGATGCAAACGGGAACTGCCTCAGGCTACTGCTTTAGCTATCTGACTCCTGCTCTATTGTTTGCCCGTCCTGTCCTTGTTGTTGCCCCGAAAAGCAAACAAAAGCAGCTTTTAGATCGGGCAATTCCACAACTCAAAGAATGGCTGGATACGAACACACCGGTTCAGGTTTGCGAAAACTTAGCCAACCTTTCTCCAGAAATATTGAGCCATCATTCCGGGTTAATTCTGGTTTCTCCTCAAGACTGGTTTGCGGATCGTCTCTTTGAAAAAGGATTCCTTCCTGAGGGCATTCCCACCATTTTTGACGAAGCGGATGATTTAGAAGATTGGGCACGAGAGCAACTCACCTTGAGGATTTCCACTCGCCATTGGAATGAATTACTCAACCATTATCCGCAGCATGCAGACCTCATTCGTGATGTGAGAGTGGAACTGACCAAAATGCTCTTTAATCGCCCGCAAAATCCTTATGAGTGTTTATTGCTGAATGAACCGGAACAAGAAATTCTGAAAAAGCTATTTGTGGTTTTAAAGGAGACTGCACCTAATCATCCCTTTTGCCAGTTTTTCCAGCAAGCCCAACAAAGTAATCAACTCCTTTGGGCAGATATGTATCGGGAACGAGGAGAATTTACAATTGCGTGTTGTCCTGGTTCGGTCTCTGAAGAGTTAACCCCACTTTGGACACAACAGCCAACGGTTTTCATTGGCGGCTTTCTCGATTGGGAAAAAGATGCCCCTGTGTATCGTCAGAAGTTGGGTTTACCAGAGATGACTTGCTTACGGTTTGCGCGCGATCGCCATCAGGATGCAATTAATTTATATATACCCGATGGGATGCCAATGCCCAATACCAGGGAATTTCAACCCGCCCTCTTGGAAAAAATCCGTCACCTGATCACTGAGGGCGATTTCCATAGCAATTTAGTGGTTGTTCTAGTCAGTGATGTCCCCTTGAAACGACAAACAGCAACGGCATTAGCAGGTGAATTTGGGTCTCGCGTCCGGTTAGAAAGTACGCAACTGCGAGAAAATGGGATTTTAGTGTGTAGCTGGGAATTTTGGCAAGACTACCGACAACAGTTAGCGACGCCACAGTTGCTGATTATGACAACCATTCCGCTTCCTTCTCTGGAAAACCCGATTGTTGCCGGACAAACTGCTTATTATAAACAGAAACGCCAAGATTGGTTTCGCCTCTATCTCTTACCCACGGCATTGAGAGAATTACAGCGAGCAGTGGTTCCTTTGCGCGAACAACAAGGGGTTGTTGCCTTACTCGATAGTCGGGTCAATCATCGCAGTTATGGGAAAACGGTTCTCTCGGCATTAGAACCTTATGCCAGAGTCGGCAATTGGCATTTTGTGCGACAATTACTCCCGTTCGACTGCCACGACTCCATTGGCGTTGAAAGTGACTTCTAA
- a CDS encoding prephenate/arogenate dehydrogenase — translation MKVGIIGLGLIGGSLGLALRSRGHYILGISRHQETCTLACEKGIADKASVDFSLLQATEVVFICTPIGAILPTVEKLQPILSPDTILTDVGSVKSAVVNAVAPLWSNFIGGHPMAGTAEQGITAAKPDLFPGTRYVLTPTEHTPSQAQKTVTELVQSLETEVIICPPETHDQAVAWISHLPVFVSSSLIAASLQETDPEVAQLAQKLASSGFRDTSRVGGGNPELGVMMAKYNKEAVQRSLQVYQEQLETIKQVIEAENWDVLEMMLGQTKGARSRYDMTH, via the coding sequence ATGAAGGTCGGAATTATTGGTTTAGGTTTAATTGGCGGTTCGTTAGGGTTAGCGCTGCGATCGCGCGGTCATTATATCCTCGGGATTTCCCGTCATCAGGAAACTTGCACCCTTGCTTGTGAAAAAGGAATTGCCGATAAGGCGAGTGTTGATTTCTCCCTTCTCCAAGCTACAGAGGTGGTATTTATTTGTACCCCGATTGGCGCGATTTTACCGACAGTGGAAAAATTACAACCCATTCTTTCCCCCGACACGATTTTGACGGATGTGGGATCAGTGAAAAGTGCGGTTGTGAATGCAGTCGCCCCTCTCTGGTCAAATTTTATTGGCGGACACCCCATGGCAGGAACCGCAGAACAAGGGATTACAGCAGCCAAGCCGGACTTATTCCCAGGCACACGATATGTGTTAACCCCCACAGAACACACGCCCTCACAAGCGCAAAAAACGGTCACTGAATTAGTTCAGTCTTTAGAGACCGAGGTTATTATTTGTCCCCCAGAAACCCATGATCAAGCTGTCGCTTGGATTTCTCATTTACCGGTATTTGTCAGTAGCAGTTTAATTGCTGCTTCTCTGCAAGAAACCGATCCCGAAGTGGCACAGTTAGCACAAAAACTCGCAAGTTCTGGCTTCCGGGATACCAGTCGCGTCGGTGGGGGGAACCCAGAATTAGGGGTGATGATGGCAAAATATAATAAAGAAGCCGTGCAGCGATCGCTGCAAGTGTATCAAGAACAATTAGAGACAATCAAGCAAGTGATTGAAGCCGAAAATTGGGATGTTTTAGAGATGATGTTAGGGCAAACTAAGGGCGCGCGATCGCGCTACGATATGACTCATTGA
- a CDS encoding putative toxin-antitoxin system toxin component, PIN family: MRLFIDTNVIISAILFPNSSVAEFMRYAIAWHTLVISQYVVDELYAVFERKFPNQIETLETFLIELSYELVDIDNIEPASRDDLTFLRDQADLPIVIAAIYSQCDYLITGDKDILTLELNSPKVMSPAAFYAFDTDEN, translated from the coding sequence GTGCGTTTATTTATTGATACTAATGTGATTATTTCGGCAATTCTGTTCCCTAATTCATCGGTAGCTGAGTTTATGCGATACGCAATTGCATGGCATACCTTAGTTATATCTCAGTATGTTGTGGATGAACTATATGCAGTGTTTGAGCGGAAGTTTCCGAATCAGATTGAAACGCTAGAGACGTTTTTGATTGAGTTATCCTACGAACTTGTTGATATTGATAATATCGAACCCGCCTCCCGTGACGACCTAACTTTTTTGAGAGATCAAGCAGATTTGCCGATTGTGATAGCTGCTATTTACTCTCAATGTGACTACTTGATTACTGGTGATAAAGATATTTTAACTTTAGAACTCAATTCCCCCAAGGTTATGAGTCCAGCAGCATTTTATGCTTTTGATACAGATGAAAATTAA
- a CDS encoding AbrB/MazE/SpoVT family DNA-binding domain-containing protein, producing the protein MELAKVTSKGQITIPVEIRKQLNLKPGDKVLFIEENGKITLANSSLTALSKIQEELSGAAEKAEIRNEEDVIQLVKEVRIENGQ; encoded by the coding sequence ATGGAACTAGCTAAAGTTACCTCTAAAGGACAAATTACGATACCGGTTGAGATTCGCAAGCAACTGAATCTTAAACCTGGCGACAAAGTTTTATTTATTGAAGAAAATGGCAAAATCACCCTTGCTAACTCATCACTGACTGCACTTTCTAAAATACAGGAAGAACTTTCTGGTGCAGCAGAAAAAGCGGAAATTCGCAACGAAGAAGATGTCATCCAATTAGTTAAAGAAGTTCGCATTGAAAATGGGCAGTAA
- a CDS encoding endonuclease/exonuclease/phosphatase — protein MLRSIILFLVLVTLAACGSSAQVQAQDRLFPKMSVDFLDSYELPKQTFEKTPVGGLSGITYNQKKNLFYAISDDRSRNAPARFYTLDISVKLQETTPQIADVSVEDVTFLQTEAGEVFPKGEIDGEGIAFAPGNTVFISSEGNTEQNIYPFVKRFDLDTGVQKQTLPLPQRFLLPETEEDAPRGVRNNLGFESLTLNPSGVLSPEGDPFRVFTATESSLRQDQLPKDSEEPTRVRFLHYVVNPIGQPLPIAEHLYLLDEPPLGTVGNGLTEVLAIQPEGYFLTLERSYGLSGYGAKLFLMTIGNATDTSGVNTFNVELGGLQPLRKKLLFDFSELDFDIYNLEGLAVGPTLPDGSQSLFVISDDNFNEQEITQILLFRLQN, from the coding sequence ATGCTTCGATCAATTATTTTATTTCTAGTTTTAGTTACATTAGCTGCTTGCGGCAGTTCTGCTCAAGTGCAAGCCCAAGATCGTCTTTTCCCTAAAATGTCGGTTGATTTTTTAGATTCTTATGAACTGCCTAAACAGACATTTGAAAAAACACCGGTTGGTGGTTTATCTGGGATCACCTATAACCAGAAGAAAAATTTATTTTATGCGATTTCGGATGATCGCAGCCGAAATGCCCCGGCAAGATTTTATACCCTTGATATTAGCGTTAAACTCCAAGAAACCACGCCACAAATTGCAGATGTTAGCGTGGAAGATGTTACGTTTCTCCAAACTGAGGCGGGAGAAGTTTTTCCCAAGGGAGAAATTGATGGTGAAGGGATTGCTTTTGCCCCCGGCAATACGGTCTTTATTTCTAGTGAAGGGAACACGGAGCAAAATATTTATCCTTTTGTCAAGCGCTTTGATCTCGATACAGGAGTGCAGAAACAAACCCTTCCGTTACCGCAACGGTTTTTATTACCAGAAACAGAAGAAGATGCCCCCAGAGGGGTGAGAAATAATCTGGGGTTTGAATCTCTAACGCTTAATCCGAGTGGTGTACTCAGTCCAGAAGGGGATCCCTTTCGAGTTTTCACCGCAACAGAATCGTCTCTCCGTCAGGATCAATTACCTAAAGATTCGGAAGAACCAACCCGAGTTCGTTTTTTACATTATGTGGTTAATCCGATTGGGCAACCCCTTCCGATTGCCGAACATTTATATTTATTAGATGAACCCCCATTAGGAACCGTTGGTAATGGTTTAACCGAAGTTTTAGCTATTCAACCGGAAGGGTATTTCTTAACCCTAGAACGGTCTTATGGCTTATCAGGATATGGTGCCAAACTCTTTCTGATGACAATTGGCAATGCAACAGATACGTCAGGCGTAAACACCTTTAATGTTGAATTAGGAGGATTGCAACCGCTGCGGAAAAAGCTATTGTTTGATTTCTCTGAACTTGATTTCGATATCTATAATTTGGAAGGCTTAGCTGTGGGTCCAACTTTACCCGATGGCAGTCAAAGTTTATTTGTCATTAGTGATGATAATTTTAATGAACAGGAAATTACCCAAATTTTATTGTTTCGTTTGCAAAATTAA
- the recJ gene encoding single-stranded-DNA-specific exonuclease RecJ — MSYWHIVPKPEIPDWFLTAVAQYHPPYSPYIAQLLWQRGIDDLDSLKQFLDPKTYTPTSGFAGFGRQMELAIQRCQQAWENQEKVVIWGDFDADGVTATSVLWEGLQPFFPTPESLSYYIPNRLTESHGLNEPGLRQLAANGVELVITCDTGSTNLAEMKIAKTLGIDLIITDHHTLPSEEPDVVAILNPKYLAPSHPLYHLSGVAVAYKLIEALSESFPEIPEQPAETLLDLVAIGLIADLVELRGDCRYLAQQGIQKLAQQLNHPTRPGIAELLKLCKRSGDRPMDIAFGIGPRINAISRIQGDATFAVELLTSQDETVCKQLAQQTEIANTRRKELQKEVETAVKWRIAELDLSTTGVIVLADSQWQPGVLGLVAGQIAQEYARPTILLNLDTANEEEISFARGSARSVQKIDLYQLLRSQQHLLHRFGGHPFAAGLSIKAENLPIFREAINQQFRQQYGSIAPEPTLAIDLIVTVQELGKELFQALKLLEPYGMGNPLPRLLIQNCWFEQVWNKNIQDYTGKKIRYIRTTFKICDETKPEGFPGMWWGHYKEELPENQSFDAVVELDFNAYQKEYEVRIVEVKAKQQQDSYSFGSDETLVLLDCRGEKTPVETKEPVLTVDNCPRHWEEITSTLEAGMKSNCAIALTYSSPHHLPAKEIWKQLLGIAKYLSRTEQIVTQEKLQTQLALSRKTLTLGLQALMSIGFHLEGEVAIKVTGTAKTDIFSPDAVQTFLAAVQEEQFRCQYFSEVPIDMIRKQGLAVSADSK, encoded by the coding sequence ATGTCCTACTGGCACATTGTTCCTAAACCTGAAATTCCAGACTGGTTCCTCACGGCAGTCGCACAGTATCATCCGCCATACTCTCCATATATTGCTCAATTATTGTGGCAACGAGGCATTGATGATTTAGACAGTTTAAAGCAATTTCTTGACCCGAAAACGTATACGCCCACTTCTGGCTTTGCTGGTTTTGGACGACAAATGGAGTTAGCGATTCAACGATGTCAGCAAGCCTGGGAAAATCAGGAAAAAGTTGTCATCTGGGGAGATTTTGATGCCGATGGGGTCACGGCAACAAGTGTGCTTTGGGAAGGGTTACAACCTTTTTTTCCCACTCCGGAAAGCCTCTCTTATTACATTCCGAATCGTCTGACTGAGTCTCATGGCTTGAACGAACCAGGGTTGAGACAATTGGCAGCGAATGGGGTGGAATTAGTGATTACTTGCGATACCGGAAGCACGAATTTGGCGGAAATGAAAATTGCTAAAACCTTGGGGATTGATCTGATCATTACCGATCATCATACGTTGCCCTCAGAAGAACCTGATGTCGTTGCCATTCTCAACCCTAAATATTTAGCCCCATCGCATCCGCTCTATCATCTGTCGGGTGTCGCCGTAGCGTATAAACTCATTGAGGCTTTATCTGAATCTTTTCCGGAAATTCCAGAACAGCCAGCAGAAACGTTATTAGATTTAGTCGCCATTGGACTGATTGCCGATTTAGTAGAACTGCGAGGAGATTGTCGCTATTTAGCTCAACAAGGCATTCAAAAATTAGCCCAACAACTGAATCATCCCACGCGCCCAGGGATTGCTGAACTGTTGAAGTTATGTAAGAGAAGCGGCGATCGACCGATGGATATTGCCTTTGGCATTGGTCCTCGTATTAATGCCATTAGTCGTATTCAAGGGGATGCGACATTTGCAGTGGAATTGTTAACCAGTCAAGACGAAACCGTTTGTAAACAACTGGCTCAACAAACTGAAATTGCGAATACGCGTCGCAAGGAACTACAAAAGGAAGTGGAAACTGCCGTGAAATGGCGCATTGCAGAACTGGATTTATCGACAACGGGGGTAATTGTTCTCGCTGATTCCCAATGGCAACCGGGGGTTTTAGGGTTAGTAGCGGGACAAATTGCTCAAGAATATGCCCGTCCCACCATCCTTTTAAACTTGGATACGGCTAATGAAGAAGAAATCAGTTTTGCTCGCGGTTCTGCCCGTTCTGTGCAGAAAATCGATCTTTATCAACTGCTGCGATCGCAGCAACATTTATTACATCGCTTTGGCGGACATCCGTTTGCTGCAGGACTCAGTATTAAAGCAGAAAATCTCCCGATTTTTCGAGAGGCAATTAATCAACAATTTCGCCAGCAATATGGCAGTATTGCCCCCGAACCTACCTTGGCAATTGATTTGATTGTTACTGTTCAAGAGTTAGGAAAAGAACTCTTTCAAGCTTTAAAATTACTGGAACCTTATGGAATGGGCAATCCGCTTCCGCGCTTACTGATTCAAAATTGCTGGTTTGAGCAAGTTTGGAATAAAAATATTCAAGATTATACGGGTAAGAAAATTCGCTATATTCGCACCACATTTAAAATTTGTGATGAAACTAAGCCAGAGGGATTTCCTGGCATGTGGTGGGGACACTATAAGGAAGAGTTACCGGAGAATCAATCGTTTGATGCGGTAGTCGAACTAGATTTTAATGCTTATCAAAAAGAGTACGAAGTGCGCATTGTAGAAGTCAAAGCAAAGCAGCAACAAGATAGTTATTCTTTTGGGAGTGATGAGACACTGGTCTTGCTGGATTGTCGAGGAGAGAAGACACCCGTTGAGACCAAAGAGCCGGTTTTAACGGTCGATAACTGTCCTCGCCATTGGGAAGAAATAACGTCAACTCTGGAAGCAGGAATGAAAAGCAATTGCGCGATCGCGCTGACTTATTCGTCACCTCATCACTTGCCAGCAAAAGAGATTTGGAAACAGTTACTGGGTATTGCCAAATATCTCAGCCGGACTGAGCAAATTGTGACCCAAGAAAAACTACAAACTCAGTTGGCATTAAGTCGAAAAACACTTACCCTTGGTCTGCAAGCATTGATGAGTATCGGCTTTCATCTCGAAGGAGAAGTAGCAATAAAAGTAACAGGAACAGCAAAGACTGATATTTTTAGTCCTGACGCTGTTCAGACTTTTTTAGCGGCAGTTCAAGAAGAACAATTTCGTTGTCAGTACTTTTCTGAAGTACCCATCGACATGATTCGTAAGCAAGGTCTAGCTGTTTCTGCTGATTCCAAATAA
- a CDS encoding ribosome biogenesis GTPase Der, with amino-acid sequence MKKLPIVAIIGRPNVGKSTLVNRLTGSRNAIVHDEPGITRDRLYQPSFWRDRDFLVVDTGGIVFDDDSEFLPEIRQQAMMALSEAVAAIFVVDGQSGPTSGDEEIAEWLRQQNVPVYLAVNKCESPEQGLMQAAQFWELGLGEPYPVSGIHGSGTGDLLDAVISTFPPYEALPEAEETEINVAIIGRPNVGKSSLLNALTGASRSIVSPISGTTRDAIDLQIEHQGQVYRLIDTAGIRKKKNIRYGAEFFSINRAFKAIRRSDVSLLVIDALDSITDQDMKLAGRIEEEGKAAIIIVNKWDALEKDSNTIYQYEKMLRDRVYFMYWSEILFVSALTGQRVKTIFDSIQTAVQEHRRRVSTAVINEVIQEAVAWYSPPTSRQGKQGRIYYGTQVSTQPPTIALFVNDPKRFNDTYRRYIDRQFREQLGFTGTPLRLIWRGKRPRDVEENKLNRATRV; translated from the coding sequence ATGAAAAAGTTACCCATTGTTGCAATTATTGGTCGTCCGAATGTCGGAAAATCGACGTTAGTGAATCGTTTGACGGGGAGTCGCAATGCCATTGTCCATGATGAACCGGGAATTACCCGCGACCGTTTATATCAACCGAGTTTTTGGCGCGATCGCGATTTTTTAGTGGTGGATACTGGTGGCATTGTCTTTGATGATGACAGTGAATTTTTACCGGAAATTCGACAGCAAGCGATGATGGCGTTATCAGAAGCCGTTGCGGCAATTTTTGTAGTCGATGGGCAAAGTGGACCCACTTCTGGAGATGAAGAAATTGCCGAGTGGTTACGTCAGCAAAACGTTCCGGTTTATTTAGCGGTGAATAAGTGTGAATCGCCGGAACAAGGGTTAATGCAAGCCGCACAATTTTGGGAATTAGGGTTAGGAGAACCGTATCCTGTTTCCGGTATTCATGGGAGTGGAACGGGCGATTTATTAGATGCTGTGATCTCCACTTTTCCCCCTTATGAAGCTTTACCCGAAGCAGAAGAAACCGAAATTAATGTTGCGATTATTGGTCGTCCAAATGTCGGTAAATCCAGTTTACTCAATGCTCTAACTGGGGCAAGTCGTTCCATTGTTAGCCCGATTTCAGGGACGACTCGCGATGCCATTGATTTACAAATTGAACATCAAGGACAAGTCTATCGCTTGATTGATACCGCAGGGATTCGCAAGAAGAAAAACATTCGGTATGGTGCGGAATTTTTTAGTATTAATCGGGCATTTAAAGCCATTCGACGCTCTGATGTTTCTCTCCTGGTCATTGATGCCTTAGATAGCATTACCGATCAAGATATGAAACTCGCTGGACGAATTGAAGAAGAAGGGAAAGCGGCGATTATTATTGTGAATAAATGGGATGCGTTAGAAAAAGATTCCAATACAATTTATCAATATGAAAAAATGCTGCGCGATCGCGTTTATTTTATGTATTGGTCAGAAATTTTATTTGTCAGTGCCTTAACCGGACAACGGGTAAAAACCATTTTTGATTCCATTCAGACTGCGGTGCAAGAACATCGTCGCCGTGTCAGTACCGCTGTGATCAATGAAGTGATTCAAGAAGCAGTGGCTTGGTATTCTCCACCGACGAGTCGTCAAGGGAAACAAGGCAGAATTTATTACGGAACGCAGGTGAGTACCCAACCGCCAACCATTGCCCTATTCGTGAACGATCCTAAACGTTTCAATGATACCTATCGCCGTTATATTGACCGTCAATTCCGAGAACAATTAGGCTTTACTGGAACACCCTTACGTTTAATTTGGCGTGGTAAGCGACCCCGAGATGTCGAAGAAAACAAACTGAATCGTGCAACAAGAGTGTAG
- a CDS encoding single-stranded DNA-binding protein produces the protein MNSCILMAQITSQPQLRYTQENQTPLTEMMVEFSGLRDNDPPASLKVVAWGDNLANDVAQNYHAGDQVILEGRLRMNILERQEGFKEKRAEFTLSRIHGIGKGTAPEPSAQKETDNLVEFPTSQPQTAGGTQEEEKNLDDIPF, from the coding sequence ATGAATAGTTGTATTTTAATGGCACAAATTACCAGCCAACCCCAACTGCGCTACACGCAAGAAAATCAAACTCCTTTAACAGAAATGATGGTGGAATTTTCCGGTTTGCGCGATAATGATCCACCGGCCAGTTTAAAGGTAGTGGCTTGGGGAGATAACTTAGCCAATGATGTTGCTCAAAATTATCACGCTGGGGATCAAGTTATTTTAGAAGGTCGTCTGCGCATGAACATTCTTGAACGTCAAGAAGGGTTCAAAGAAAAACGGGCAGAATTTACCTTATCTCGCATTCATGGAATAGGTAAGGGAACTGCCCCCGAACCTTCTGCTCAAAAAGAGACGGATAATTTAGTTGAGTTTCCTACTTCACAACCGCAAACAGCAGGGGGAACGCAGGAAGAAGAAAAAAATTTGGATGACATTCCCTTTTAA
- a CDS encoding DUF1350 domain-containing protein — MTNWEEVAGNSVLLPSQPKGLIHFLGGAFVATAPQVTYSWLLESLAEEGYAVIATPFLNDLNHSAIAQRTLNRFETAYQRLGLFQRYLPIYGIGHSMGCKLHLLINSLYEVKRAGNLLISYNNYPARQAVPLVEQLNNLIALDLEFTPSPERTLDIVKKDYGKTRTLLVRFQDDTIDQTEDLKPVLEASSPNLVSYLQLSGNHLTPVNPKEWNWQPGNNFSPLDALGQWVKQQFYRDITQLKKEVLRWLDPTG; from the coding sequence ATGACGAATTGGGAAGAGGTTGCGGGCAATTCAGTTTTATTACCTTCACAACCGAAAGGGTTAATTCATTTTTTAGGTGGGGCGTTTGTCGCGACTGCGCCACAAGTGACCTATAGTTGGTTGTTGGAATCTTTAGCCGAGGAAGGATACGCGGTTATCGCGACGCCCTTTTTAAACGACTTAAATCATAGCGCGATCGCGCAGCGAACCTTGAATCGGTTTGAAACCGCCTATCAACGGTTGGGCTTATTTCAGCGCTATCTCCCCATTTATGGCATTGGGCATAGTATGGGCTGCAAATTACATTTACTCATTAATAGTTTATATGAAGTGAAACGGGCGGGAAATCTCCTCATTTCTTATAATAATTATCCAGCCCGACAAGCGGTTCCCTTGGTGGAACAATTAAATAATTTGATTGCTCTTGATTTGGAATTTACACCTTCCCCAGAACGGACCCTAGATATTGTCAAAAAAGATTACGGAAAAACACGGACTCTTTTAGTTCGTTTTCAAGATGATACCATTGATCAAACTGAAGATTTAAAGCCCGTTTTAGAAGCGTCTTCTCCCAATTTAGTCTCCTATTTGCAGCTTTCCGGTAATCATTTGACCCCCGTCAACCCGAAAGAATGGAATTGGCAACCGGGAAACAATTTTTCCCCACTTGATGCCTTAGGTCAATGGGTGAAACAGCAATTTTATCGCGATATTACGCAATTGAAAAAAGAAGTCCTACGTTGGCTCGACCCGACAGGTTAA